A genome region from Thermomonospora amylolytica includes the following:
- a CDS encoding ATP-dependent helicase → MISPAELARLLEIPEPTAEQAKVISAPLAPMAVVAGAGSGKSETMAARVVWLVANGFVRPERVLGLTFTRKAAAELASRVRRRLDQLRERLPEDELARLGGEALFDGEPVVSTYHSYAARLFGDHALREALEPTMRLIGPAVAWQLASRVVDDYDGPMEHIDWQPDTVVRAVLDLAGDLNEHLRTPEDVRRVGRWLEERLAELPRPLKPQREILARHAVREELLPLVERYGRAKREREVIDHGDQMALAARIAHRHPEVGMIERSRYSVVLLDEYQDTSHAQLVLLRSLFSGGHPVTAVGDPCQSIYGWRGASAGNLLRFAHDFPLHPPVGDRPATPAPIAQLSVSWRNGERILDAAARVQAELRAEAKVVPRLYSGESRRGRGRVECALFTTVEEEAERIAARVLRLMAAETAPDGGPWDGEGPLRYSDIAVLARKRSQFPLLRRALEDRGIPVEVVGLGGLLTVPEVQDVVATLRVMHDPTAGASLARLLTGPRWRIGPHDLVALGRRARELAREARRDITPPEGAEPPEPAEPPADDGDPLRQVVAELNEETGSLVDALDDLGDPSAYSPEGYQRLRRLAAELRSLRTQAGLPLPELVAEVERTLGLDIEIAARSGLDPVTARADLDAFIDAAASFAGDAEDPTLGAFLAYLKAAETEEFGLEAGRVGESDSVKLLTMHAAKGLEWPVVIVPGLSYAPLKDGRRPAKGSVFPSPPQSPTRWTDNPRLLPFPLRGDRADLPVLGGLAKEDLAAFDEACAERDLREERRLAYVAVTRASHLLIATGYWWGASSRPLGPSPFLEEIREVCLEGAGSVVAWADPPEEGAANPLLADPPEAEWPATPEGRRHEAIVEGARMVRDAMVGRTGRWAGDEGLTEADRRRMTAWARDVELLLAERDRGRGGDGMLVELPPKLTVSTLVALSRDPEALARSIRRPMPRPPAPYARRGTAFHRWLEARWGQQPLLGPDDLPGAADEDAADDSLLATLQARFEESEWAAREPVEVEVSFETVIGDRVVRGRMDAVFAGPDGAYEIVDWKTGRPPTDEEARHAAVQLAAYRMAWSELAGVPLDKVSAAFHYVQANHTIRPADLLDAEGLAALIRSVRAVD, encoded by the coding sequence GTGATCTCCCCGGCGGAGCTGGCGCGGCTGCTGGAGATCCCCGAGCCGACCGCCGAGCAGGCCAAGGTGATCAGCGCGCCGCTGGCCCCGATGGCGGTGGTCGCGGGGGCCGGGTCCGGCAAGAGCGAGACGATGGCCGCCCGCGTGGTGTGGCTGGTCGCCAACGGGTTCGTGCGGCCCGAACGGGTGCTGGGCCTGACGTTCACCCGCAAGGCCGCCGCCGAGCTGGCCTCCCGGGTGCGCCGCCGCCTGGACCAGTTGCGGGAGCGGCTGCCGGAGGACGAGCTGGCCCGGCTCGGCGGCGAGGCCCTGTTCGACGGCGAGCCGGTCGTGTCCACCTACCACTCCTACGCCGCCCGGCTGTTCGGCGACCACGCGCTGCGCGAGGCCCTCGAACCCACCATGCGGCTGATCGGCCCCGCCGTCGCCTGGCAGCTCGCCTCCCGGGTGGTGGACGACTACGACGGCCCGATGGAGCACATCGACTGGCAGCCCGACACGGTGGTGCGGGCCGTGCTGGACCTGGCCGGCGACCTCAACGAGCACCTGCGGACCCCCGAGGACGTCCGCAGGGTCGGCCGGTGGCTGGAGGAACGGCTCGCCGAGCTGCCCAGGCCGCTCAAGCCGCAGCGCGAGATCCTGGCCCGGCACGCCGTCCGCGAGGAGCTGCTGCCGCTGGTCGAGCGGTACGGCCGGGCCAAGCGGGAACGGGAGGTCATCGACCACGGCGACCAGATGGCGCTGGCCGCCCGGATCGCCCACCGGCACCCCGAGGTCGGGATGATCGAACGCTCCCGCTACTCGGTCGTCCTGCTGGACGAGTACCAGGACACCAGCCACGCCCAGCTCGTGCTGCTGCGGTCGCTGTTCTCCGGCGGGCATCCGGTGACCGCGGTGGGCGACCCCTGCCAGTCCATCTACGGCTGGCGCGGGGCGAGCGCGGGCAACCTGCTGCGGTTCGCCCACGACTTCCCGCTGCACCCGCCGGTCGGGGACCGCCCCGCCACGCCCGCGCCGATCGCCCAGCTCTCGGTGAGCTGGCGCAACGGCGAGCGGATCCTGGACGCCGCCGCCCGCGTCCAGGCCGAGCTGCGCGCCGAGGCCAAGGTCGTCCCCCGGCTGTACTCGGGGGAGAGCCGCCGCGGCCGGGGCCGGGTCGAGTGCGCGCTGTTCACCACGGTCGAGGAGGAGGCCGAACGGATCGCCGCCCGGGTGCTGCGGCTGATGGCCGCCGAGACCGCCCCCGACGGCGGGCCGTGGGACGGCGAGGGACCGCTGAGGTACTCCGACATCGCGGTGCTGGCCCGCAAGCGGTCGCAGTTCCCGCTGCTGCGCCGTGCCCTGGAGGACCGCGGCATCCCCGTCGAGGTCGTCGGGCTGGGCGGGCTGCTCACCGTTCCCGAGGTGCAGGACGTGGTCGCCACCCTGCGGGTCATGCACGACCCCACCGCCGGGGCGTCGCTGGCCCGGCTGCTGACCGGCCCCCGCTGGCGGATCGGCCCGCACGACCTGGTCGCCCTCGGCCGCCGCGCCCGCGAGCTGGCCCGCGAGGCGCGGCGCGACATCACCCCGCCCGAGGGCGCCGAGCCGCCCGAGCCCGCCGAGCCGCCCGCCGACGACGGCGACCCGCTGCGGCAGGTGGTCGCCGAGCTGAACGAGGAGACCGGCAGCCTCGTCGACGCCCTCGACGACCTGGGCGACCCGTCCGCCTACTCCCCGGAGGGGTACCAGCGGCTGCGGCGGCTGGCCGCCGAGCTGCGGTCGTTGCGCACCCAGGCCGGGCTGCCGCTGCCCGAGCTGGTCGCCGAGGTGGAACGGACCCTCGGCCTGGACATCGAGATCGCCGCCCGGTCCGGCCTGGACCCGGTGACCGCCCGCGCCGACCTGGACGCCTTCATCGACGCCGCCGCCTCGTTCGCCGGCGACGCCGAGGACCCCACCCTCGGCGCGTTCCTGGCGTACCTGAAGGCCGCCGAGACCGAGGAGTTCGGGCTGGAGGCCGGCCGGGTGGGGGAGAGCGACAGCGTCAAGCTGCTCACCATGCACGCCGCCAAGGGCCTGGAATGGCCGGTGGTGATCGTCCCCGGCCTGTCGTACGCGCCGCTCAAGGACGGCCGCCGCCCCGCCAAGGGCTCGGTCTTCCCGTCCCCGCCGCAGAGCCCCACCCGCTGGACCGACAACCCCCGGCTGCTGCCGTTCCCGCTCCGCGGCGACCGCGCCGACCTGCCGGTGCTCGGCGGCCTGGCCAAGGAGGACCTGGCCGCGTTCGACGAGGCGTGCGCCGAACGGGACCTGCGCGAGGAACGCCGCCTGGCCTACGTCGCGGTGACCCGCGCCTCCCACCTGCTCATCGCCACCGGCTACTGGTGGGGCGCCTCCAGCCGGCCCCTCGGCCCGTCCCCGTTCCTGGAGGAGATCCGCGAGGTCTGCCTGGAGGGCGCGGGTTCGGTCGTGGCGTGGGCCGACCCGCCGGAGGAGGGCGCGGCCAACCCGCTGCTCGCCGACCCGCCCGAGGCCGAGTGGCCCGCCACCCCTGAGGGACGGCGGCACGAGGCCATCGTCGAGGGCGCCCGCATGGTCCGCGACGCCATGGTCGGCCGGACCGGGCGCTGGGCCGGCGACGAGGGCCTGACCGAGGCCGACCGCCGCCGCATGACCGCCTGGGCCCGCGACGTGGAACTCCTGCTCGCCGAACGGGACCGGGGCCGCGGCGGCGACGGCATGCTGGTCGAGCTGCCGCCCAAGCTCACCGTCTCCACCCTGGTCGCACTGTCCCGCGACCCCGAGGCCCTGGCCCGCTCGATCCGCCGCCCCATGCCGCGCCCGCCCGCCCCGTACGCCCGGCGCGGCACCGCGTTCCACCGCTGGCTGGAGGCGCGCTGGGGCCAGCAGCCCCTGCTGGGCCCCGACGACCTGCCCGGCGCGGCCGACGAGGACGCCGCCGACGACTCCCTGCTCGCCACCCTCCAGGCGCGTTTCGAGGAGTCCGAGTGGGCCGCCCGCGAACCCGTCGAGGTCGAGGTCTCCTTCGAGACCGTCATCGGCGACCGCGTCGTCCGCGGCCGCATGGACGCCGTGTTCGCCGGCCCGGACGGCGCCTACGAGATCGTCGACTGGAAGACCGGCCGCCCGCCCACCGACGAGGAGGCCCGCCACGCCGCCGTCCAGCTCGCCGCCTACCGCATGGCCTGGTCCGAGCTGGCGGGCGTCCCCCTCGACAAGGTCAGCGCCGCCTTCCACTACGTCCAGGCCAACCACACCATCCGCCCCGCCGACCTCCTGGACGCCGAGGGACTGGCCGCCCTGATCCGGTCCGTGCGCGCCGTCGACTGA
- a CDS encoding MGMT family protein, translating to MPLEPDEFAELVLDVVERIPPGRVMSYGDVAELLGRGGPRQVGRVMALWGGGVPWWRVIRADGSPPPGHEVRALEHYRAEGTPLRADGTRVDTGRARWHGAD from the coding sequence ATGCCGCTGGAGCCTGACGAGTTCGCCGAGCTGGTGCTGGACGTGGTGGAACGGATCCCGCCCGGCCGGGTGATGTCGTACGGGGACGTGGCCGAGCTGCTGGGGCGCGGCGGTCCCCGGCAGGTCGGGCGGGTCATGGCGCTGTGGGGCGGCGGGGTGCCGTGGTGGCGGGTGATCCGCGCGGACGGCAGCCCCCCGCCGGGGCACGAGGTGCGGGCGCTGGAGCACTACCGGGCCGAGGGGACGCCGCTGCGGGCGGACGGGACGCGGGTGGACACGGGCCGGGCCCGCTGGCACGGGGCCGACTGA
- a CDS encoding S8 family serine peptidase, protein MLNRISSMLTATAMAAALTVTGAAPAHADDAWARQLIEDFAAARAVTKGEGVTVAVLGSGVDRGTPSLRGRVEQEKDFVGTPRPRRLEGSLTAALLAGEGAIRLEDGGPAADGLATGVRILPVRVVPEEGDPGAEDWWEDVDSEGRSVAQGIRYAAERGAQVIVVGALMDMVTSTAAMSDAIAYARSKNAVVIAANMLLDVAREDNFPYPASLPGVIAVNGLQEDGRRHPLFSRPSVMVLVSAPADEHPVEGPDGRVYSLRAGPVAMAWVAAAAAFVKAKYPDLAPVQVARALAASARHPNGEGAYDTSLGFGVVNPDGALKEAAEIAAKGKPVITARSGIFPEGEHFGGDKPDLIGAARHPVAAMAGFPALMLAGVAALAGAFWLWRRPRAAEPGAGESADAAGA, encoded by the coding sequence ATGCTGAACCGGATCTCCTCGATGCTCACGGCGACGGCCATGGCGGCGGCCCTGACGGTCACCGGGGCGGCCCCGGCCCACGCCGATGACGCCTGGGCGAGGCAACTGATCGAGGACTTCGCGGCCGCCCGGGCGGTCACCAAGGGCGAGGGCGTGACCGTCGCGGTGCTCGGCAGCGGGGTCGACCGTGGCACCCCGTCGCTGCGGGGCCGGGTGGAGCAGGAGAAGGACTTCGTCGGAACCCCCCGGCCGCGACGGCTGGAGGGAAGCCTGACCGCCGCCCTGCTCGCCGGTGAGGGAGCGATCCGGCTGGAGGACGGCGGTCCCGCTGCGGACGGACTGGCCACCGGCGTGCGGATCCTGCCCGTGCGGGTCGTCCCCGAGGAGGGGGACCCGGGTGCCGAGGACTGGTGGGAGGACGTCGACAGCGAGGGGAGGAGCGTCGCCCAGGGCATCCGCTACGCGGCCGAGCGGGGAGCGCAGGTCATCGTGGTGGGCGCGCTCATGGACATGGTCACCTCGACGGCCGCGATGAGCGACGCCATCGCCTACGCGAGGTCGAAGAACGCCGTGGTGATCGCCGCCAACATGCTCCTCGACGTGGCGCGGGAGGACAACTTCCCGTATCCGGCCTCGTTGCCCGGGGTGATCGCCGTCAACGGCCTGCAGGAGGACGGCAGGCGGCACCCTCTCTTCTCCAGGCCGAGCGTCATGGTCCTGGTGTCGGCCCCTGCGGACGAGCATCCCGTGGAGGGGCCCGACGGCCGGGTCTACTCCCTGAGAGCGGGCCCCGTCGCGATGGCGTGGGTCGCGGCGGCGGCGGCGTTCGTCAAGGCGAAGTATCCGGATCTGGCGCCGGTCCAGGTGGCGCGGGCGCTCGCCGCGTCGGCGCGCCATCCCAACGGTGAGGGCGCGTACGACACCTCGCTCGGCTTCGGCGTGGTCAACCCGGACGGGGCGTTGAAGGAGGCCGCCGAGATCGCCGCCAAGGGCAAGCCGGTGATCACCGCCAGATCCGGGATCTTCCCGGAGGGCGAGCACTTCGGCGGTGACAAGCCCGACCTCATCGGCGCGGCACGGCATCCGGTCGCGGCCATGGCGGGGTTCCCGGCGCTGATGCTGGCGGGCGTGGCGGCGCTGGCGGGGGCGTTCTGGTTGTGGCGCAGGCCGCGCGCTGCGGAGCCCGGCGCGGGAGAATCGGCGGATGCCGCTGGAGCCTGA
- a CDS encoding class I SAM-dependent methyltransferase — protein sequence MTVTREEKVAREGAVTEAAGLARLVDFIEPELDLEDVVLEVGAGTGRVSRTIARRVRHVTALDPSREALERGKREADQDAVMNVTFSRGDAADLPFAGRSFTLLISRFGLHREEDPAAVLRELVRVSRPGAGLVVADLVPADGHGGDPDRLLRLRDAGHRALLSAERIAELIAEAGADVRRSERFDLIRPVDAWLAGAPAEAAEQIRAELRAELDGGPATGLRPVLSADELCVTLAVAHLGATAS from the coding sequence GTGACGGTGACGCGCGAGGAGAAGGTCGCCCGCGAGGGGGCGGTGACCGAGGCGGCTGGTCTGGCGAGGCTGGTGGACTTCATCGAGCCGGAGCTCGACCTGGAGGACGTGGTGCTGGAGGTGGGCGCCGGGACCGGGCGGGTGTCGCGCACGATCGCCCGGCGAGTACGCCATGTCACCGCGCTGGACCCGTCACGGGAGGCGCTGGAGCGCGGCAAGCGCGAGGCCGACCAGGACGCGGTCATGAACGTCACCTTCTCCCGCGGGGACGCCGCCGACCTGCCGTTCGCCGGTCGCTCGTTCACCCTGCTGATCTCCCGGTTCGGGCTGCACCGGGAGGAGGACCCGGCGGCGGTGCTGCGCGAGCTGGTGCGGGTCAGCCGGCCCGGCGCCGGGCTGGTGGTCGCCGACCTGGTGCCGGCCGACGGGCACGGCGGCGACCCCGACCGGCTGCTGCGGCTGCGCGACGCCGGGCACCGCGCCCTGCTGAGCGCCGAGCGGATCGCCGAGCTGATCGCCGAGGCGGGCGCCGACGTGCGGCGCAGCGAGCGGTTCGACCTGATCCGGCCGGTGGACGCCTGGCTGGCCGGCGCCCCGGCCGAGGCCGCCGAGCAGATCCGCGCCGAGCTGCGCGCCGAACTGGACGGCGGGCCCGCCACCGGCCTGCGCCCGGTGCTGTCCGCCGACGAGCTGTGCGTCACCCTGGCGGTGGCGCACCTGGGGGCCACCGCCTCCTGA
- a CDS encoding IucA/IucC family protein, which translates to MLLTGSADRVLSADDATATALLNCLVREVCAPEHQVRPHGPHLLIRLPRVGVLLRARLARPPVAFAYRLGTPCEERRDGEWIEVGWRRLADLIAGELELATGRPNPEFLEQVTGSHGALRALLEVRQAPPANATGVDGYLASEQSLVAGHRFHPTPKARQGRPQEWLPYAPEAGARFRLRWLAVRADLVAEGGDAGAFAALEALGPTPPPGHRLLPAHPWQLGLLADRPVLRRALASGLVADLGAAGPEVVPTSSVRTVYVPGADVFCKFSLDVRITNCVRKNAWYELAGAVTLDRLLRPVFAELAGRFDGCRLLPEPAYRSVHLADRRLHEGLGVILRGGVADLPGTPLLAAALADPYGTGPGSLAGLACAADPDGALEWWTRYVRLVALPVLDAYLSHGVVLEPHLQNVLVAVDEEGMPVRAVFRDLEGTKLVEGHWDAELAALPELPARVREALTYDADRGWNRVVYCLLVNHLAEVAAAVADLHPQRDADLWRILRDGLAGYGREHGGGPRLRALLAGVPLPAKANLRTRWSRSPDRAAGYVLVPNPLHRSPG; encoded by the coding sequence GTGCTGCTCACCGGCTCCGCCGACCGCGTCCTGTCCGCCGACGACGCCACCGCCACCGCCCTGCTCAACTGCCTGGTCCGGGAGGTCTGCGCCCCCGAGCACCAGGTGCGGCCGCACGGGCCGCACCTGCTGATCCGGCTGCCCCGGGTGGGGGTGCTGCTGCGCGCCCGGCTGGCCCGCCCGCCGGTGGCGTTCGCCTACCGGCTGGGGACGCCGTGCGAGGAACGGCGGGACGGCGAGTGGATCGAGGTCGGCTGGCGGCGGCTGGCCGACCTGATCGCCGGGGAGCTGGAGCTGGCGACCGGGCGACCCAACCCCGAGTTCCTGGAGCAGGTGACCGGCAGCCACGGCGCGCTGCGGGCGCTGCTGGAGGTCCGGCAGGCCCCGCCGGCGAACGCGACCGGGGTCGACGGGTATCTGGCGTCGGAGCAGTCGCTGGTCGCCGGGCACCGGTTCCACCCGACCCCCAAGGCGCGGCAGGGGCGGCCGCAGGAGTGGCTGCCGTACGCGCCGGAGGCCGGGGCGCGGTTCCGGCTGCGGTGGCTGGCGGTGCGCGCCGACCTGGTGGCCGAGGGCGGGGACGCGGGGGCGTTCGCGGCGCTGGAGGCGCTGGGGCCGACTCCCCCGCCCGGTCACCGGCTGCTGCCCGCGCACCCGTGGCAGCTCGGGCTGCTGGCCGACCGGCCGGTGCTGCGCCGCGCGCTGGCGTCCGGGCTGGTGGCGGATCTGGGGGCGGCCGGTCCGGAGGTGGTGCCGACCTCCTCGGTGCGCACCGTGTACGTGCCGGGCGCGGACGTGTTCTGCAAGTTCAGCCTGGACGTGCGGATCACCAACTGCGTCCGCAAGAACGCCTGGTACGAGCTGGCCGGGGCGGTGACGCTGGACCGGCTGCTGCGGCCGGTGTTCGCGGAGCTGGCGGGCCGGTTCGACGGGTGCCGGCTGCTGCCGGAGCCCGCGTACCGCAGCGTTCACCTGGCCGACCGGCGGCTGCACGAGGGGCTGGGGGTGATCCTGCGCGGCGGGGTCGCGGACCTGCCCGGCACGCCGCTGCTGGCCGCCGCCCTCGCCGACCCGTACGGCACCGGCCCGGGGTCCCTGGCCGGGCTGGCGTGCGCGGCGGACCCGGACGGGGCGCTGGAGTGGTGGACGCGCTATGTCCGCCTGGTCGCCCTCCCGGTGCTGGACGCGTACCTGTCCCACGGGGTGGTGCTGGAGCCGCATCTGCAGAACGTGCTGGTCGCCGTGGACGAGGAGGGCATGCCGGTACGGGCGGTGTTCCGCGACCTGGAGGGCACCAAGCTGGTCGAGGGGCACTGGGACGCGGAGCTGGCCGCGCTGCCCGAACTGCCCGCCCGGGTGCGCGAGGCCCTGACCTACGACGCCGACCGGGGCTGGAACCGCGTGGTGTACTGCCTGCTGGTCAACCACCTGGCCGAGGTCGCCGCCGCCGTCGCCGACCTGCATCCGCAACGCGACGCCGACCTGTGGCGGATCCTGCGCGACGGCCTCGCCGGGTACGGCCGCGAGCACGGCGGCGGCCCCCGGCTGCGGGCGCTGCTGGCCGGGGTGCCGCTGCCCGCCAAGGCCAACCTGCGGACCCGCTGGTCGCGCTCGCCCGACCGGGCCGCCGGTTACGTGCTCGTCCCCAACCCGCTGCACCGGTCCCCGGGCTGA
- a CDS encoding ATP-dependent helicase, whose translation MPPASYRLVRRAGPVRTAPPVLDERQRRVVEHAHGPLLVLAGPGTGKTTTIVEAVVDRIERRGVDPQRVLVLTFSRKAAEELRDRITGRLRRTTRSPLALTFHGYAYALLHRDAVENGEEPPRLLSSPEQLLEVRRLLEGEFADGAADWPERLRPALTTRGFAEELRDFMLRAAERGYGPRELEELGRTRGRDDWVAIGRFMERYDQRFAVDPVPTHDYADLIQVAAHMLAEDEVRIRERDAYDVVFVDEYQDTDPAQEALLQRLAGDGRDLIAVGDPDQSIYGFRGADVRGILEFPQRFRTLDGEPAPVVALQECRRMGPVILEASRRIARRLPAGPLAAEHRALHPQEGAEDGEVHVVIADSASQESALVADELRRAHLLDGVPWSRMAVLVRSAVRQVPVLRRALAQSGVPVVVAGDELPLAGEPAVRPLLVLLRAALKKDFLTGEVAEELLTGPLGGADALAMRRLKRALRDVEVMSGGDRPLGELLTAALLDPRELLLVHAKVRAPAERVAHLIRTARESAEAGGTAEEVLWAVWQESGLADALLEQSAKGGPRGAAADRDLDAVVALFDHAARFVDRMPHAGPELFVDDIAGQEIAGDTLAEQAPSGEAVRILTAHRAKGLEWDVVVVAGVQEGLWPDLRLRGSLLGVEELIEHHAGNDLDGSAAGASVAAKLLDEERRLFYVAVTRARRRLVVTAVGGDDTEERPSRFLNELSPGAFEQSQLDEKTRWLSMPALVADLRAVVTDPSRPEPLRRAAAGHLARLARAGVRGARPDSWYAITAMSDPGPAFTEDEPITISPSQVETFTTCGLRWLLTSAVGAQEGGPNEFAAMGKVIHAVAEMAGAEGDLDDGDVARRLDDIWNELDFRSAWYSGKQREQAARMVDRFLAWHRDNPNEIVALEEAFQVDLGRVVIKGRIDRAERDEHGRAVIVDIKTSATPVPKDELARHPQLGVYQYAVMLGAFERHGLIEPGGAKLVQVGKAALAAKAREQEQPPPAEDDDPEWPKKLIEIVATGMGSEVFAARANDKCRTCPVRSCCPVHEEGGQVGS comes from the coding sequence GTGCCACCAGCGTCCTACCGCCTCGTTCGTCGCGCCGGTCCCGTCCGGACGGCCCCGCCCGTCCTGGACGAGCGGCAGCGACGGGTGGTGGAGCATGCGCACGGGCCGCTGCTGGTGCTGGCCGGTCCGGGCACCGGCAAGACGACCACGATCGTCGAGGCGGTGGTCGACCGGATCGAGCGGCGCGGCGTGGACCCGCAGCGGGTGCTGGTCCTCACGTTCAGCCGCAAGGCCGCCGAGGAGCTGCGGGACCGCATCACCGGCCGGCTGCGCCGCACCACCCGCTCCCCGCTGGCGCTGACGTTCCACGGGTACGCCTACGCGCTGCTGCACCGCGACGCGGTGGAGAACGGGGAGGAGCCGCCGCGGCTGCTGTCGAGCCCGGAGCAGTTGCTGGAGGTGCGCCGCCTGCTGGAGGGCGAGTTCGCCGACGGCGCGGCCGACTGGCCCGAAAGGCTGCGGCCCGCGCTGACCACCCGGGGGTTCGCCGAGGAGCTGCGGGACTTCATGCTGCGGGCGGCCGAACGCGGCTACGGCCCGCGGGAACTGGAGGAGCTGGGCCGCACCCGGGGCCGGGACGACTGGGTGGCGATCGGCCGGTTCATGGAGCGCTACGACCAGCGGTTCGCGGTCGACCCGGTGCCGACCCACGACTACGCCGACCTGATCCAGGTCGCCGCGCACATGCTGGCCGAGGACGAGGTGAGGATCCGCGAACGCGACGCCTACGACGTGGTGTTCGTCGACGAGTACCAGGACACCGACCCCGCCCAGGAGGCCCTGCTGCAAAGGCTGGCGGGCGACGGCCGCGACCTGATCGCGGTGGGGGACCCGGACCAGTCGATCTACGGGTTCCGGGGCGCGGACGTGCGGGGGATCCTGGAGTTCCCGCAGCGGTTCCGCACCCTCGACGGGGAGCCCGCCCCGGTGGTGGCGCTGCAGGAGTGCCGCCGGATGGGCCCGGTGATCCTGGAGGCGTCCCGCCGGATCGCCCGCCGCCTGCCCGCCGGGCCGCTGGCCGCCGAGCACCGGGCACTGCACCCCCAGGAGGGCGCCGAGGACGGCGAGGTGCACGTCGTCATCGCCGACAGCGCCAGCCAGGAGTCCGCGCTGGTCGCCGACGAGCTGCGGCGCGCCCACCTGCTGGACGGGGTGCCGTGGTCGCGGATGGCGGTGCTGGTGCGCAGCGCCGTACGGCAGGTGCCGGTGCTGCGCCGCGCCCTGGCCCAGTCCGGGGTGCCGGTGGTGGTCGCCGGCGACGAGCTGCCGCTGGCCGGCGAACCGGCCGTGCGCCCCCTGCTGGTGCTGCTGCGCGCCGCCCTCAAGAAGGACTTCCTGACCGGCGAGGTCGCCGAGGAGCTGCTGACCGGGCCGCTCGGCGGGGCGGACGCGCTGGCGATGCGGCGGCTCAAACGGGCGCTGCGCGACGTGGAGGTCATGTCCGGCGGCGACCGCCCGCTCGGCGAGCTGCTGACGGCGGCCCTGCTGGACCCGCGCGAGCTGCTGCTCGTCCACGCCAAGGTCCGCGCCCCCGCCGAACGCGTCGCGCACCTGATCCGCACCGCCCGTGAATCGGCCGAGGCGGGCGGCACCGCCGAGGAGGTGCTGTGGGCGGTCTGGCAGGAGAGCGGGCTGGCCGACGCCCTGCTGGAGCAGTCCGCCAAGGGCGGTCCCCGGGGCGCCGCCGCCGACCGGGACCTGGACGCCGTGGTGGCGCTGTTCGACCACGCCGCCCGGTTCGTGGACCGGATGCCGCACGCCGGGCCCGAGCTGTTCGTGGACGACATCGCCGGGCAGGAGATCGCCGGGGACACCCTCGCCGAGCAGGCCCCCTCGGGCGAGGCGGTGCGGATCCTGACCGCGCACCGCGCCAAGGGCCTGGAGTGGGACGTCGTCGTGGTCGCCGGGGTGCAGGAGGGCCTGTGGCCCGACCTGCGGCTGCGCGGCTCGCTGCTGGGCGTCGAGGAGCTGATCGAGCACCACGCGGGCAACGACCTCGACGGTTCGGCCGCGGGCGCGTCGGTGGCGGCCAAGCTGCTGGACGAGGAACGCCGGCTGTTCTACGTCGCCGTCACCCGCGCCCGCCGCCGTCTCGTCGTCACCGCGGTCGGCGGCGACGACACCGAGGAACGCCCCTCCCGGTTCCTGAACGAGCTGTCGCCCGGCGCGTTCGAGCAGTCCCAGCTCGACGAGAAGACCCGCTGGCTGTCCATGCCGGCGCTGGTCGCCGACCTGCGCGCGGTGGTGACCGACCCGTCCCGGCCCGAGCCGCTGCGCCGCGCCGCCGCCGGCCACCTGGCCCGGCTGGCCCGCGCCGGGGTCCGCGGCGCCCGCCCCGACTCCTGGTACGCCATCACCGCGATGTCGGACCCCGGCCCGGCGTTCACCGAGGACGAGCCGATCACCATCTCCCCGTCGCAGGTCGAGACGTTCACCACCTGCGGGCTGCGCTGGCTGCTGACCTCGGCGGTCGGCGCGCAGGAGGGCGGCCCGAACGAGTTCGCCGCGATGGGCAAGGTGATCCACGCGGTCGCCGAGATGGCCGGGGCCGAGGGCGACCTGGACGACGGGGACGTGGCGCGGCGGCTGGACGACATCTGGAACGAGCTGGACTTCCGCAGCGCCTGGTACTCCGGCAAGCAGCGCGAGCAGGCCGCCCGGATGGTCGACAGGTTCCTGGCCTGGCACCGCGACAACCCCAACGAGATCGTGGCGCTGGAGGAGGCGTTCCAGGTCGACCTGGGCCGGGTGGTCATCAAGGGCCGCATCGACCGGGCCGAACGCGACGAGCACGGCCGCGCGGTGATCGTCGACATCAAGACCTCCGCCACCCCGGTGCCCAAGGACGAACTGGCCCGCCACCCCCAGCTCGGCGTCTACCAGTACGCGGTGATGCTGGGGGCGTTCGAGCGGCACGGGCTGATCGAGCCGGGCGGCGCCAAGCTGGTGCAGGTCGGCAAGGCGGCGCTGGCCGCCAAGGCGCGCGAGCAGGAGCAGCCGCCGCCCGCCGAGGACGACGACCCCGAGTGGCCCAAGAAGCTGATCGAGATCGTCGCGACCGGGATGGGCAGCGAGGTCTTCGCCGCGCGCGCCAACGACAAGTGCCGCACCTGCCCGGTCCGCTCCTGCTGCCCGGTTCACGAAGAGGGCGGGCAGGTGGGGTCGTGA